From the genome of Streptomyces sp. NBC_01260, one region includes:
- a CDS encoding 2-hydroxy-3-oxopropionate reductase: MSNNLPKVAWIGLGIMGSPMSENLIKAGYDVTGYTLEQDKVDRLAAAGGTGAGSIAEAVRDADVVITMVPASPQVEAIAYGSDGILENAKRGALLVDMSSITPQTSVDLAKNAAEKGIRVLDAPVSGGEAGAIEAVLSIMVGGEQADFDAARPLLEALGKTIVLCGPHGSGQTVKAANQLIVAVNIQACAEAVVFLEKSGVDLAAALDVLNGGLAGSTVLTRKKANFLNRDFTPGFRIDLHHKDMGIVTDAARNVGAALPVGGVVAQLVASLRAQGDGGLDHSALLRSVERLSGQPVQA; this comes from the coding sequence ATGAGCAACAACCTCCCCAAGGTTGCGTGGATCGGGCTCGGCATCATGGGCTCGCCCATGTCCGAGAACCTGATCAAGGCCGGTTACGACGTCACCGGTTACACCCTGGAGCAGGACAAGGTCGACCGGCTGGCGGCGGCCGGCGGCACCGGCGCGGGCTCGATCGCCGAGGCGGTCAGGGACGCGGACGTGGTCATCACGATGGTGCCCGCCTCCCCGCAGGTCGAGGCGATCGCGTACGGCTCCGACGGCATCCTGGAGAACGCGAAGCGCGGCGCGCTGCTGGTCGACATGTCCTCGATCACCCCGCAGACCTCCGTGGACCTCGCGAAGAACGCCGCCGAGAAGGGCATCCGGGTCCTGGACGCCCCCGTCTCCGGCGGCGAGGCCGGCGCGATCGAGGCCGTGCTGTCCATCATGGTCGGCGGCGAGCAGGCGGACTTCGACGCCGCGCGGCCGCTGCTGGAGGCGCTCGGCAAGACCATCGTGCTCTGCGGCCCGCACGGCTCCGGCCAGACGGTGAAGGCCGCCAACCAGCTGATCGTCGCGGTCAACATCCAGGCCTGCGCCGAGGCCGTCGTCTTCCTGGAGAAGTCCGGGGTCGACCTCGCAGCCGCGCTCGACGTCCTCAACGGCGGACTGGCCGGCTCGACCGTGCTGACCCGCAAGAAGGCCAACTTCCTGAACCGGGACTTCACGCCCGGCTTCCGGATCGACCTGCACCACAAGGACATGGGCATCGTCACGGACGCCGCCCGCAATGTCGGTGCCGCGCTGCCGGTCGGCGGAGTCGTCGCCCAGCTCGTCGCCTCGCTGCGCGCACAGGGTGACGGCGGCCTGGACCACTCGGCGCTGCTCCGCTCGGTCGAGCGCCTCTCCGGTCAGCCCGTCCAGGCCTGA
- the pucL gene encoding factor-independent urate hydroxylase yields MPTILGQNQYGKAENRVVRITRDGDTHHIKDLNVSVALSGDMDDVHYSGSNANVLPTDTTKNTVFAFAKEYGIESAEQFGIHLARHFVSSQEPIQTARIRIEEYSWERIATSGGNSRFIGADEVKHSFVRKGQETRTTQITYDGEKWQVISGLKELSVMNSTNSEFWGYVKDKYTTLKEAYDRVLATDVSARWRYNWTSDEARMPNWEKSYEQARKHMLEAFAETYSLSLQQTLYQMGSRIINSRSEIDEIRFSLPNNHHFLVDLEPFGLKNDNEVYFAADRPYGLIEATVLRDGIEPQIPVDMTNL; encoded by the coding sequence ATGCCCACGATTCTCGGCCAGAACCAGTACGGCAAAGCAGAGAACCGCGTCGTCAGGATCACGCGGGACGGCGACACCCACCACATCAAGGACCTGAACGTCTCGGTCGCCCTCTCCGGCGACATGGACGACGTCCACTACTCCGGCTCCAACGCGAACGTCCTGCCGACCGACACCACCAAGAACACGGTGTTCGCGTTCGCCAAGGAGTACGGCATCGAGTCCGCCGAGCAGTTCGGCATCCACCTCGCCCGGCACTTCGTGTCCTCGCAGGAGCCGATCCAGACCGCCCGGATCCGGATCGAGGAGTACTCCTGGGAGCGCATCGCGACCTCCGGAGGCAACTCGCGGTTCATCGGCGCCGACGAGGTGAAGCACTCCTTCGTGCGCAAGGGCCAGGAGACCCGCACCACCCAGATCACCTACGACGGTGAAAAGTGGCAGGTCATCTCCGGCCTCAAGGAACTCTCGGTGATGAACTCGACCAACTCCGAGTTCTGGGGCTACGTCAAGGACAAGTACACGACGCTCAAGGAGGCGTACGACCGCGTCCTGGCCACCGACGTGTCCGCCAGGTGGCGGTACAACTGGACCAGCGACGAGGCGCGCATGCCGAACTGGGAGAAGTCCTACGAGCAGGCGCGCAAGCACATGCTCGAAGCCTTCGCAGAGACGTACTCCCTCTCCCTCCAGCAGACCCTCTACCAGATGGGTTCGCGCATCATCAACAGCCGCAGCGAGATCGACGAGATCCGCTTCTCGCTGCCGAACAACCACCACTTCCTGGTGGACCTGGAGCCGTTCGGCCTCAAGAACGACAATGAGGTCTACTTCGCGGCCGACCGTCCGTACGGGCTCATCGAGGCCACCGTGCTGCGGGACGGCATCGAGCCGCAGATCCCGGTCGACATGACCAACCTCTGA
- the uraD gene encoding 2-oxo-4-hydroxy-4-carboxy-5-ureidoimidazoline decarboxylase: protein MTSSSTPGLARFNTLADREAAAALHEVCASAAWGRAILSGRPYDTAEALFFASDAATAALDAEDLAEAMAGHPPIGRPKPGDPTSSREQRGMAGATEELRAEMLELNLAYQERFGHVFLICATGATGEQMRDAVKARSGNSPEQERGHVRTELGKINRIRLTRLVTEGE from the coding sequence GTGACTTCGAGCTCCACACCGGGCCTGGCCCGGTTCAACACCCTGGCGGACCGTGAGGCGGCCGCCGCACTGCACGAGGTGTGTGCCAGTGCGGCCTGGGGAAGAGCGATCCTCTCCGGGCGCCCCTACGACACGGCGGAAGCCCTGTTCTTCGCGAGCGACGCCGCCACGGCGGCCCTCGACGCGGAGGACCTGGCCGAGGCCATGGCCGGTCACCCGCCGATCGGCCGCCCGAAGCCCGGGGACCCGACCTCCTCCCGCGAACAGCGGGGGATGGCCGGCGCCACCGAGGAACTCAGGGCCGAGATGCTCGAACTCAACCTGGCCTACCAGGAGCGGTTCGGACATGTCTTCCTGATCTGCGCCACCGGGGCCACCGGTGAGCAGATGCGCGACGCGGTGAAGGCCCGGTCCGGGAACTCGCCCGAGCAGGAGCGCGGACATGTGCGCACCGAACTGGGCAAGATCAACCGCATCAGGCTGACCCGTCTCGTCACAGAAGGAGAGTGA
- a CDS encoding DUF6281 family protein — MRAKPRTRRWAGALAGAMALMAAGCDGGLEAGGASEGKCAYVVKYEGRSYLDVRGRSTTDRKFTVGESLGTGLLPGCDESGGADGAEAPEKVTVYEVEGIAPAVAVAAGKTPAEAVLVAVQGADLAPLDAAS; from the coding sequence ATGCGAGCGAAGCCGCGGACGCGTAGGTGGGCAGGGGCTCTGGCCGGGGCCATGGCCCTGATGGCCGCCGGCTGCGACGGGGGTCTTGAGGCGGGCGGCGCGTCCGAGGGGAAGTGCGCGTACGTCGTGAAGTACGAAGGGCGGTCCTACCTCGACGTGAGGGGGCGGTCCACGACCGACCGGAAGTTCACAGTCGGCGAAAGCCTCGGTACCGGCCTGCTGCCCGGGTGCGACGAATCGGGCGGGGCCGACGGCGCGGAAGCGCCGGAGAAGGTGACCGTCTACGAGGTCGAGGGCATCGCGCCGGCCGTCGCCGTGGCGGCGGGGAAGACCCCGGCCGAGGCCGTGCTGGTGGCGGTTCAGGGTGCGGATCTCGCGCCGCTGGACGCGGCTTCCTGA
- the uraH gene encoding hydroxyisourate hydrolase, which translates to MSTFAAASVSTHILDTSIGRPAADVAVSLAARTGSDAQWVAIGGSATDADGRCKDLPALPEGTTHVRLDFETESYFASKKQAEAQQDAPRVRDSGAFFPEVAITFAVTPGEHYHVPLLLNPFGYSVYRGS; encoded by the coding sequence TTGAGCACCTTCGCCGCCGCATCGGTGTCCACCCACATCCTGGACACCAGCATCGGCCGCCCCGCCGCGGACGTCGCCGTCTCGCTCGCCGCCCGCACGGGCAGTGACGCGCAGTGGGTGGCGATCGGCGGCTCGGCGACCGATGCGGACGGGCGCTGCAAGGACCTGCCGGCCCTGCCGGAGGGCACCACCCACGTACGGCTCGACTTCGAGACAGAGTCGTACTTCGCCAGCAAGAAGCAAGCCGAGGCGCAGCAGGACGCCCCCCGCGTAAGGGACAGCGGTGCGTTCTTCCCGGAGGTGGCGATCACTTTCGCCGTCACCCCGGGCGAGCACTATCACGTACCGCTGCTGCTCAACCCGTTCGGCTACTCCGTATACCGAGGGAGCTAG
- a CDS encoding catalase, with protein MTQRVLTTESGAPVADNQNSATAGVGGPILLQDGHLLEKLARFNRERIPERVVHARGSGAYGYFEVTDDVTGFTRADFLSEVGRRTETFIRFSTVADSLGGADAVRDPRGFALKFYTDEGNYDLVGNNTPVFFIKDPIKFPDFIHSQKRDPFTGRQEADNVWDFWAHAPEATHQVTWLMGDRGIPASYRHMNGYGSHTYQWTNAAGEAFFVKYHFKTNQGVRSLSADQAAELVGKDASSHQTDLLQAIERGMNPSWTLHVQVMPAADAADYRFNPFDLTKVWPHSDYPLQRVGRLVLDRNPDNVFAEVEQAAFSPNNFVPGIGPSPDKMLQGRLFAYADAHRYRLGVNHTQLPVNAPRTAVVDNYGRDGLHATRYGARHDKNYEPNSYAGPAQTDSAHSAPLAVQGWTGTHEAPAHTKDDDFFQAGELYRLMSDDEKGRLIANIAGGLSQVTRDDVIEKNLAHFHAADAEYGKRVEEAVRALRED; from the coding sequence ATGACGCAGCGTGTGCTTACGACCGAGTCAGGCGCCCCGGTCGCCGACAACCAGAACTCCGCCACCGCCGGCGTCGGTGGCCCGATCCTCCTCCAGGACGGTCATCTCCTGGAGAAGCTCGCCCGCTTCAACCGGGAGCGCATCCCGGAGCGCGTGGTGCACGCCCGGGGCTCCGGCGCGTACGGCTACTTCGAGGTGACCGACGACGTCACCGGCTTCACCCGCGCCGACTTCCTCTCCGAGGTGGGCCGCCGCACCGAGACCTTCATCCGGTTCTCGACGGTCGCCGACTCGCTCGGCGGCGCGGACGCGGTACGCGACCCGCGCGGCTTCGCCCTCAAGTTCTATACGGACGAGGGCAATTACGACCTGGTCGGCAACAACACCCCGGTGTTCTTCATCAAGGACCCGATCAAGTTCCCCGACTTCATCCACTCCCAGAAGCGCGACCCGTTCACGGGCCGTCAGGAGGCTGACAACGTCTGGGACTTCTGGGCCCACGCCCCCGAGGCGACGCACCAGGTGACCTGGCTCATGGGCGACCGCGGCATCCCCGCCTCGTACCGCCACATGAACGGCTACGGCTCGCACACCTACCAGTGGACGAACGCCGCGGGCGAGGCCTTCTTCGTCAAGTACCACTTCAAGACCAACCAGGGTGTGCGCTCACTCTCCGCCGACCAGGCGGCTGAACTCGTCGGCAAGGACGCCTCCTCGCACCAGACGGACCTGCTACAGGCGATCGAGCGCGGCATGAACCCGTCCTGGACCTTGCACGTGCAGGTGATGCCGGCCGCCGACGCCGCGGACTACCGGTTCAACCCGTTCGACCTGACCAAGGTGTGGCCGCACAGCGACTACCCGCTCCAGCGGGTGGGCCGGCTGGTGCTGGACCGCAACCCGGACAACGTCTTCGCGGAGGTCGAGCAGGCCGCGTTCTCCCCGAACAACTTCGTGCCCGGCATCGGTCCCTCCCCGGACAAGATGCTCCAGGGCCGTCTGTTCGCGTACGCGGACGCGCACCGCTACCGGCTTGGCGTCAACCACACCCAGCTGCCGGTGAACGCGCCGCGCACGGCCGTCGTCGACAACTACGGCCGCGACGGGCTGCACGCCACCCGCTACGGCGCACGGCACGACAAGAACTACGAGCCCAACTCGTACGCGGGCCCGGCCCAGACGGACTCGGCGCACTCCGCCCCGCTGGCCGTCCAGGGCTGGACCGGCACGCACGAGGCGCCCGCCCACACCAAGGACGACGACTTCTTCCAGGCGGGCGAGCTGTACCGGCTGATGTCGGACGACGAGAAGGGCCGGCTGATCGCCAACATCGCGGGCGGCCTGTCCCAGGTCACCCGGGACGACGTGATCGAGAAGAACCTCGCCCACTTCCACGCCGCGGACGCCGAGTACGGCAAGCGCGTGGAGGAGGCCGTCCGCGCCCTGCGCGAGGACTAG
- a CDS encoding TIM barrel protein, with protein sequence MGYPDQRFDVNLSILFTELPLLERPAAASAAGFTAVELWWPWIETPTPEQAELDALKKALDDAGTQLVGLNFYAGQLPGPDRGALSVPGTESDRFRANIEVAADFAASTGCKALNALYGNRIDGVDPAAQDELALENLVLAAHAADRIGAILLIETLNAPESPRYPLVSAPAGIEVVDRINAATGLGNAKFLMDLYHLSMNGEDLSQVITAYAGRTGHVQIADNPGRGAPGTGSLPLEQLLDELAKAGYDGWVGLEYKPGDRPSAESVEWLPATARAARR encoded by the coding sequence ATGGGCTACCCGGACCAGCGCTTCGATGTGAACCTTTCGATCCTCTTCACGGAACTCCCGCTCCTGGAGCGCCCCGCGGCAGCATCCGCGGCGGGCTTCACCGCGGTCGAGCTGTGGTGGCCGTGGATCGAGACCCCCACCCCCGAGCAGGCCGAGCTCGACGCCCTCAAGAAGGCGCTCGACGACGCCGGCACTCAACTCGTGGGGCTGAACTTCTACGCCGGACAGCTGCCCGGCCCCGACCGCGGCGCACTCTCCGTGCCCGGCACGGAGTCGGACCGCTTCCGCGCCAACATCGAGGTGGCGGCCGACTTCGCCGCCTCGACCGGCTGCAAGGCGCTCAACGCGCTCTACGGCAACCGGATCGACGGCGTGGACCCCGCCGCGCAGGACGAACTCGCCCTGGAGAACCTGGTCCTCGCCGCCCACGCGGCCGACCGGATCGGGGCGATCCTGCTGATCGAGACCCTGAACGCGCCGGAGTCGCCGCGCTATCCGCTCGTCAGCGCACCGGCCGGGATCGAGGTCGTCGACCGGATCAACGCGGCGACGGGCCTCGGCAACGCGAAGTTCCTGATGGACCTGTACCACCTGTCGATGAACGGCGAGGACCTCAGTCAGGTCATCACCGCGTACGCCGGCAGGACCGGTCACGTCCAGATCGCCGACAACCCGGGGCGCGGCGCGCCCGGCACCGGCTCACTCCCCCTGGAGCAGCTCCTGGACGAGCTGGCGAAGGCCGGTTACGACGGCTGGGTCGGCCTGGAGTACAAGCCCGGCGACCGGCCGAGTGCCGAGTCCGTCGAGTGGCTCCCGGCCACCGCGCGGGCCGCCCGCCGATAG
- a CDS encoding helix-turn-helix domain-containing protein, whose product MTEPADHPLVAAVKPLVDAMGAELLGPEQALPDDVVLAWEGLDVIAVRLPQLSDSLDHILAAMERRHGMPLAELDRRTKQAVVRTLEARGAFSVRHGVETVAGALGVSRFTVYNYLNRDIGPKGE is encoded by the coding sequence GTGACCGAGCCCGCGGACCACCCCCTCGTCGCCGCGGTCAAGCCGCTCGTGGACGCCATGGGCGCCGAGCTGCTCGGCCCCGAGCAGGCGCTCCCCGACGATGTCGTGCTGGCCTGGGAGGGTCTGGACGTCATAGCGGTCCGGCTGCCGCAGCTCTCGGACTCGCTGGACCACATCCTGGCCGCCATGGAGCGCCGGCACGGCATGCCGCTCGCCGAGCTGGACCGCAGGACCAAGCAGGCGGTCGTACGGACCCTGGAGGCACGCGGTGCCTTCTCCGTACGCCACGGCGTGGAGACGGTGGCGGGGGCCCTGGGGGTCAGCCGGTTCACCGTCTACAACTACCTGAACAGGGATATCGGGCCGAAGGGCGAGTAG
- a CDS encoding lactonase family protein codes for MTTPTSRRTLLGALLAGGALAAAPSLPRSGHPGRTPRTAEGRARRTATLFLGTYTSTTPGGTGIGVASYDPATGTITDRTVVTGVENPSYLALHPSGGTLYAVDEQEQGGVTAVALAGDGTFRVLGTRATGGAGPCHLSVHPGGRWLFSANYTSGSVAVHPLAADGSPGERTGLVAHTAPAPGPGQDGPHAHQIVTAPDGGHILAVDLGNDTVYTYRLDEDRGTLEQLSYAALRPGAGPRHLAFHPGGRYAYLACEVDNTVVVCGYDPATGVLTPGAPQSTGTGSGTSYPAQLLVTGDGRFAYLANRGHNSLTRYAVEDGGAVLRLLDTVPVGGDFPRHIAFSPDGALLLAANQKSGTVTVFRVDGESGALESVGTPFAAPAAVCVLPR; via the coding sequence ATGACCACCCCCACAAGCCGCCGCACCCTCCTCGGAGCACTCCTGGCGGGCGGCGCCCTCGCCGCCGCCCCCTCGCTTCCCCGCTCCGGACATCCGGGGCGGACGCCGCGCACCGCCGAGGGGAGGGCGCGCAGGACCGCGACGCTCTTCCTCGGCACCTACACCTCCACCACCCCGGGCGGCACCGGTATCGGCGTCGCCTCGTACGACCCGGCGACCGGGACCATCACCGACCGCACCGTCGTCACCGGCGTCGAGAACCCCTCGTACCTCGCTCTGCACCCCTCGGGCGGCACGCTCTACGCCGTCGACGAGCAGGAACAGGGCGGCGTCACCGCGGTGGCGCTCGCCGGCGACGGGACCTTCCGGGTGCTGGGGACGCGGGCCACCGGTGGCGCGGGCCCCTGCCATCTCTCCGTCCATCCCGGCGGAAGGTGGCTGTTCAGCGCCAACTACACCTCCGGCAGCGTCGCCGTGCACCCCCTCGCCGCCGACGGCTCACCGGGGGAGCGCACCGGCCTGGTCGCCCACACCGCCCCCGCGCCCGGACCGGGCCAGGACGGCCCGCACGCCCACCAGATCGTCACCGCGCCGGACGGGGGCCACATCCTCGCCGTCGACCTGGGCAACGACACCGTGTACACCTACCGGCTCGACGAGGACCGCGGCACGCTGGAGCAGCTCTCGTACGCCGCGCTGCGCCCCGGCGCCGGACCGCGCCACCTCGCCTTCCACCCCGGCGGCCGCTACGCCTACCTGGCCTGCGAGGTCGACAACACGGTCGTGGTCTGCGGCTACGACCCCGCCACCGGTGTGCTGACCCCGGGCGCCCCGCAGTCCACCGGAACGGGCAGCGGCACCAGCTACCCCGCCCAGCTGCTGGTCACCGGGGACGGCCGCTTCGCCTATCTGGCCAACCGCGGCCACAACAGCCTCACCAGGTACGCCGTCGAGGACGGCGGGGCCGTGCTGCGGCTGCTGGACACCGTTCCGGTGGGCGGCGACTTCCCGCGGCACATCGCCTTCTCCCCGGACGGGGCGCTGCTGCTGGCCGCCAACCAGAAGTCCGGCACGGTCACGGTGTTCCGGGTCGACGGGGAGAGCGGCGCCCTGGAGTCCGTGGGAACGCCGTTCGCGGCCCCGGCGGCGGTCTGCGTGCTGCCGCGGTAG